A part of Coriobacteriia bacterium genomic DNA contains:
- the rpsR gene encoding 30S ribosomal protein S18: MSADYARKPRRKYCQFCKDHVEFIDYKDVNMLRKFMTDRGKIKPRRVSGNCAQHQHELSMAIKRAREMALVPYTVPVISGRIDRRGGR; this comes from the coding sequence ATGTCAGCAGATTACGCACGCAAGCCGCGTCGCAAGTACTGCCAGTTCTGCAAGGATCATGTCGAGTTCATCGACTACAAGGATGTCAACATGCTGCGCAAGTTCATGACCGACCGCGGCAAGATCAAGCCCCGCCGCGTCTCGGGCAACTGCGCTCAGCACCAGCACGAGCTTTCCATGGCCATCAAGCGCGCTCGTGAGATGGCACTCGTTCCGTACACCGTTCCGGTCATCTCCGGTCGCATCGATCGTCGCGGCGGCAGGTAG
- a CDS encoding DUF2232 domain-containing protein, whose product MNERTAEIRDLGLLSAAVVLGVTLSFEFSLIGLPLAAMGLAGLIYRGRVVPAGIAAAFGVAAVAIVQPESVIFVAPALIAVLLAVFLLPRVDAQVVGAVLTAVLAVAGAGRDYVLLKGQGTSLYALLSSELKAAVAQQAQAAGGGNAATAQAMHDTVNTLLSLIPMMYFVTGLVTAIAVIYGVAWAAKRSGRTVMVPSLARLDLSPHVLWPFVVGLFALAASYSPIAHAATWGTVGLNLVWCCGALFSLQGLGVSAGVLDRTGVGPGVRILALAALAVIDAFLAGIPLGFVGLVDFWVNFRRLPRDGVTPSSPNPVVSDRF is encoded by the coding sequence GTGAACGAACGCACCGCAGAGATCCGTGACCTCGGGCTGCTTTCCGCAGCCGTCGTTCTCGGCGTCACCCTGTCGTTCGAGTTCTCGCTCATCGGCCTGCCTCTGGCAGCGATGGGCTTGGCAGGGTTGATCTACCGAGGGCGCGTTGTCCCGGCCGGAATAGCAGCGGCGTTCGGCGTGGCCGCGGTTGCGATCGTGCAGCCCGAAAGCGTCATCTTCGTTGCGCCGGCGCTCATTGCGGTGCTCCTGGCCGTCTTCCTGCTTCCGCGGGTCGATGCCCAGGTGGTCGGCGCTGTGCTCACAGCCGTGCTCGCCGTGGCTGGAGCGGGGCGCGACTACGTACTTCTCAAGGGTCAAGGGACGTCGCTGTACGCGCTGCTGTCGTCTGAGCTGAAGGCGGCCGTCGCCCAGCAGGCGCAAGCCGCTGGAGGTGGCAATGCCGCAACCGCACAGGCTATGCACGACACCGTGAACACGCTGCTGTCGCTTATCCCGATGATGTACTTCGTCACCGGACTCGTGACGGCGATCGCCGTGATCTACGGGGTTGCGTGGGCGGCGAAGCGTTCGGGCCGTACGGTTATGGTCCCGTCGCTTGCTCGTCTCGATTTGAGCCCGCACGTTTTGTGGCCCTTCGTTGTCGGCCTGTTTGCGTTGGCGGCTTCGTATTCGCCCATCGCTCACGCCGCGACGTGGGGTACGGTCGGACTGAACCTCGTCTGGTGTTGCGGGGCGCTCTTCAGCCTCCAGGGCCTCGGGGTATCGGCGGGAGTGCTCGATAGGACCGGCGTCGGTCCTGGCGTGCGCATCCTGGCGTTGGCTGCGCTCGCCGTGATCGACGCGTTCTTGGCCGGGATTCCTCTTGGCTTTGTAGGGCTCGTCGATTTCTGGGTCAACTTCCGACGCCTCCCGAGGGATGGCGTGACGCCGTCGTCACCCAATCCCGTGGTGTCGGATCGCTTCTAA
- the rplI gene encoding 50S ribosomal protein L9 produces the protein MKVILLQELKGRGGEGDVIEVAQGFAVNYLLPRKVAIQATKGNLKQLELRSHNIKAREENRLGDAQSTFDKLDGKTVKVEAKVGDEGRLFGSVTTHHIEAALLEQLGVEVDRRKIETHGTIKEIGPHIINVAIYRDVKAELTVNVVAEGHVEVPTTVVEVVEGISADGEPFVEVVEETPEQVEADTAVEEAAEEPTEAAE, from the coding sequence ATGAAGGTCATTCTGTTGCAGGAACTGAAAGGCCGCGGAGGCGAGGGCGACGTGATCGAGGTCGCCCAGGGCTTCGCTGTGAACTACCTGCTTCCGCGCAAGGTCGCCATCCAGGCCACCAAGGGCAATCTGAAGCAGCTCGAGCTTCGCTCGCACAACATCAAGGCCCGCGAAGAGAATCGCCTCGGCGACGCTCAGAGCACGTTCGACAAGCTCGATGGCAAGACCGTCAAGGTCGAGGCCAAGGTCGGCGACGAGGGCCGTCTCTTCGGTTCCGTCACGACGCACCACATCGAGGCTGCACTGCTCGAGCAGCTGGGCGTCGAGGTCGATCGCCGCAAGATCGAGACTCACGGCACCATCAAGGAGATCGGCCCGCACATCATCAACGTCGCCATCTACCGCGACGTCAAGGCCGAGCTGACCGTGAACGTCGTTGCCGAGGGCCACGTCGAGGTCCCGACCACCGTGGTCGAGGTCGTCGAGGGCATCAGCGCCGACGGCGAGCCGTTCGTCGAGGTCGTCGAGGAGACGCCGGAGCAGGTCGAGGCCGATACGGCCGTCGAGGAAGCTGCCGAGGAGCCCACGGAGGCCGCCGAGTAG